In the Gossypium arboreum isolate Shixiya-1 chromosome 10, ASM2569848v2, whole genome shotgun sequence genome, one interval contains:
- the LOC108488155 gene encoding uncharacterized protein LOC108488155, which translates to MLRRLFIKLKRLKKLLRAISSKAFGNISCWVKEKQVELERLQLAELSEEAICGDIGQVQVELKNLKDAKEGFFWQQAKVLWLRDGNQSTWFFHNAIAVKRNKFTNKALFDDARNKLETHEMISSKIIEFYKGLLVTRDEIKVAIFEQGNDKAPNLDGYTAFFFKPKWSIVGDDCLTAVQHFLNTIELLTAFNATIITLVPKCENSSHIKEFGPISCCSSVYKCISKVFVNRITRYLPELISKSKRAFIKGRNIVDNTLLAHEFMRGVFWFNGFLYASLLLDFLSLLMVVSIVSLEGEGESGRDCLPTSLLLSGLLEVAAKHRAFKYHPKYLRMQLSHLSFANDLLIFAKEKLGVMTSIIGFKILKLLVRYLEVPLVSRKLSFSDCGSLIDKILAKYSSLLVHAILLPKAVLKKVSQICARFFWEVGTVLQQQVWSILAGEGSLCIAWIKEYILKGRSFWDISPNSVSSWNWRRMLKLKEVAACNVHNFPVDIVFPRSRISSNVDSLRRFGN; encoded by the exons ATGTTGCGTCGTCTTTTCATCAAGTTGAAAAGGTTAAAGAAGCTTTTAAGAGCTATAAGTTCTAAAGCTTTTGGTAACATTTCTTGTTGGGTGAAAGAGAAGCAAGTTGAATTAGAAAGATTGCAGTTAGCTGAGTTGAGTGAGGAAGCTATTTGTGGGGATATTGGGCAAGTACAAGTTGAACTAAAAAACCTGAAGGATGCTAAGGAAGGGTTCTTTTGGCAACAAGCTAAAGTTCTTTGGCTTAGGGACGGGAACCAAAGTACCTGGTTTTTTCATAATGCAATTGCTGTTAAGAGGAATAAGTTCACTAACAAAGCCCTGTTTGATGATGCAAGGAATAAGTTGGAGACTCATGAGATGATTTCCTCTAAGATTATAGAGTTTTATAAAGGTCTC CTTGTTACAAGAGATGAAATTAAGGTTGCTATATTTGAGCAAGGGAATGACAAAGCCCCTAATCTTGATGGCTACACAGCCTTTTTCTTCAAACCAAAATGGAGCATTGTAGGTGACGACTGTCTTACTGCTGTTCAACATTTTCTCAATACTATAGAGTTATTAACTGCTTTTAATGCCACTATTATTACTTTGGTTCCTAAATGTGAGAATTCAAGTCATATCAAGGAGTTTGGGCCTATTTCTTGTTGTAGTTCTGTCTACAAGTGTATTTCTAAGGTTTTTGTGAATAGGATTACTCGGTATTTGCCTGAGTTAATTTCTAAGAGTAAGAGAGCTTTCATAAAGGGTAGAAATATTGTTGACAATACTTTGCTGGCTCATGAGTTTATGAGGGGGGTATT TTGGTTCAATGGATTTCTCTATGCATCACTTCTCCTAGATTTTCTATCTCTCTTAATGGTGGTCTCAATAGTTTCTTTAGAGGGAGAAGGGGAATCAGGCAGGGACTGTCTCCCTACCTCTTTGTTATTGTCTGGGCTTCTTGAAGTGGCAGCCAAGCATAGAGCCTTCAAGTATCATCCAAAGTATCTTAGAATGCAACTTTCACACTTATCTTTTGCAAATGACCTTCTTATATTTGCAAAAG AGAAACTGGGGGTAATGACAAGTATCATTGGTTTCAAGATTCTCAAATTACTTGTGAGGTATCTGGAAGTGCCTCTTGTGTCTAGGAAGTTGTCTTTTTCTGATTGCGGTTCTTTGATTGATAAAATTTTGGCTAAG TATTCAAGCTTACTGGTGCATGCGATTCTTTTGCCCAAAGCTGTCCTTAAAAAGGTTTCTCAGATTTGTGCTAGATTCTTTTGGGAGGTAGGGACTGTGCTGCAACAG CAAGTTTGGAGTATTCTTGCTGGAGAAGGCTCTCTTTGCATTGCGTGGATCAAAGAGTACATTTTGAAGGGGAGAAGCTTTTGGGATATCAGTCCTAATTCTGTTAGTAGTTGGAATTGGAGAAGAATGCTCAAATTGAAGGAAGTAGCTGCTTGTAATGTCCATAATTTCCCCGTTGATATT GTTTTCCCTAGAAGTCGTATTTCTTCGAATGTGGATTCTCTAAGAAGGTTTGGAAACTAG